Genomic DNA from Aphelocoma coerulescens isolate FSJ_1873_10779 chromosome 31, UR_Acoe_1.0, whole genome shotgun sequence:
GGGTCACCCCCTGCCCCCCTTCACCGGGGGTCCCACCGGGGGTCCCCCCTGGCCGctcacccccagagccccccccccctccgcAGCCCTCCCggggggggcgctgggagcccgtggggggggtgggggtcgAGCAGCGGCTGctgggacccccaccctggggGGGTGACGGTGGGGGGCTGCCAGGCGGGACCCCCAACCCTGCAGGGCAGCtcgccggggctggggggggacagagggTCAGCGGGGGGGTCTTGGCatcgcccccagccccaccggGCCCCCCCCAGGCCCCTCCGTGCTCCGGCGAGCGCAGCCAGGCCCGGTCAGCCGCGGTCACGATGCCCCGGAGctctgcggggggggggggcggggggggttaGAGGGGGTCACAAACCGGGaacggggaggggagggggggtcccggtgctgcTCACCCCCGGCGCCGGTGTCCAGgtgtggcagcagctcctggggacagGTGAGCTCGGGTGGGTtatgggggacacggggggggggtctgggggggtccctgttccttcgccccccccctcccccacactCACCGAGAGTTGGTTGAAGCCGCAGAGTTGAGGGGGGGTCGCGCTCGGCCACCGGAGCACCGAGAGCTCCAgaccccccccgggggggcTGCGTGGGGTAACAGGTGAGGGATGGGGGGGAAGAGACACCAGGGGACCCCCGaacccccaccccaacccccccaggcTACCACAGACCCACAGGgtgcccccccccagccccccaaataCCCCCGGGGtgagcccctgacccccccccccaacccccctcccAAACCCTCCATCACCAcccgccccccctcccccccaaaaaggggtcaCAactcccccccaacccctccaaCTCACCCGGGGGGAGGGTCCCCCTcctcagggctgggggggggcagCAGAGCGGCCGCCCCCCCCTCGGGGTCCCCCTCGGAGCCCCCCCGGTCCAGGCGCGCGTGCAGCCGGAACGTCACGGCCTTGACGGCCCCGAAGAACGCGGCCACGAGCCCGCAGTACAGAGCGGCcacggcggggctggggggcagcgCCTgcaattggggggggggggggtcagcaccccccaaaaccccccaagtgcccccctccccccacccccatctCCAGAGcgcctcccgggacccccccccctcccacccccccaacGCCTCAGAAGGGCCCGAGGACCCCCAGAGCCGCTTCCCGGCCCCTCCCGGGgtcgccccgcgcccccccgagccccctcccGGCGCGGCCCCCCCCCGCACCGAGTAGAGGCCGAGCGGGAGCCCGAGCAGGAACAGCCACACGTAGAGCCGCACGCAGTTGGCGAAGGCTCCGAGCTGAGGGTCCAGGAAGCAGCCGCCCGTCAGCGAGGCCCAAACGCCTTGGCGGAGCACCTGCAGCACCGCTGTCCCCACCatggcggcggcgccgggacccccgagccctccccgggaccctcccccccccctcccccagcccgggaaGACCCCCCGGTCCCGGCGCCGCTTCCGGGCGCGCCTCAGTGACGTCACAAAACGGCGCCAAAGGGCGGGGGAAAGAACGCTCCCCCTTATGGCCCCGCCCCCGGTGGGGAGTCCCTGTTGCGCATGCGCTCTGGAGTGGCCCCGCCCCATGGGAGGGCGTGGCCGTGGGCGTGGCCGTGGGCGTGGCCGCGCGGGCCGGAGCGCACAGGGCGCCCCCCAGCGGCGCCGGGCGCCACCGCAGCCGGGCCCGGGGGACCCCGCACCGGAACGGGGGAGGCGGGGGGGGGACGACGACGACACACACGGGACCGCCCCCCGCGTTATCCGGGCCCGTTTCCCCCCACACCGCCCCCGCCGACCCTCCGGGCTCGGCTCCCGGTGTCCCGCGGGTTGGCGGGGCAGCAGCGCctcccccccagcccggtgcgagggtccccgggggtcccggggtcagGGccgccccccctccccgcgccgGCCTCTCGTccggtcccccccccccccccacccacggcgtccggtgcccccggcccgccccgtccGGCGCTGgttccttttcctttgtcccGGTGACAATGTCCCGGCTCCGCCTTCCCGGGGCCGCCTCAGCCAGCGCGGGGAACCGCCGGACCCCCGGGAGCCCAGAGCGGCCGGGccgccccctgcccccccccggGGACGCCGCCGGACGCCGCTTCCTCCCCCCTCCGGGCCGCGGGGGCTCCGGCGGGACCAGGCGGGGACGGGACGGGGCgcggggggccccgggggacgGGACGGGGCGGAGGGGATCGGGgccggggagggaggggaccggggcggggggcggaggGACTCTGGGGCCCGCAGGGGGTTGTGGCGGCCGGGGAGGGGGCGTAGGGACCCCCGGGGAGCTGTAGGGACCCATTGGAGCCACAGGGATCGTCGGGATCCCCGGGGACCTACAGAGACTCTGAGGAGCCACTGCAGCGACAGGGACCATAGGGACCCCCGgggacccacagggacccccaggagccATTGGGACCCCCGgggacccacagggaccccccaggagcCATTGGGACCCCCGGGGACCtacagggacccccaggattCTTCAGGCGCTGTAAGAACCCACAGGGACCCTTGGCAGCTAAAGGGACCCCGGGGACCAATAAGGCACCTATAAGGAGCTATAAGGGACCATAGGGACTGAAATAAGGTGtggggaccccccgggaccccccaggagccacagggacccccagggacccaTAGCCACCCCCTGAGCCCCATAATTCGCCCGGGGGCTGCATTGGGACCCCCAGAGCTGTCAGACCTTCCGGGCAGCACCCGTAGGGCTCaggtgaccccagtgacccccaggacATAAAGGGACCCCATGGGGTCCCCCGGGCACCCATAGACCCCCCCCCAGGCACCCACAGAGCCCCCCCTAAGCACCAAGGAACCCGTAGGGTCCCGCGAGCACCTATAGGACCCGCCAGCCCCCCATAGGACTCCCAAAGTCCCCCCAGCGCCATCGCtgggggccggggctgggggggggagcACCCCATGGAGTGGGGCCGggcatccccctccccatcccccccgggggggtcccactccccctcaccccccctttccccgtcacccccccctttcccccctcttccCAGAGGGGTCCcgctcccctttccccccctccccgcggggGTCCCGCTCCCCTTCTCCATCTCCAGCGGGATCCCGCTCCCCatccccgggggggtcccgctctccctctcccccttccccagggGGGTCCCGCTCCCCATCCCCGCCGGGGGGTTGGGAGCCGGCGCGGGCGGCGTTCGGGGAGCTGCGGCTGGAGGAGGTGATCGGGGCCGGGGGCTTCGGCCGCGTCTTCCGGGGCACGTGGCGGGGGCAGGTGGTGGCCGTGAAGGCGGCGCGGGGGgacgcgggggcggcgggggcggccagCCTGCGGCGGGAGGCGCGGCTCTACGCCCGCCTGCGGCACCCCAACGTGGTGGCCCTGCGGGCCGTGTGCCTCGAGCCCCCCCACCTGTGCCTGGTGATGGAGTTCGCGGCCGGGGGGGCCGCTGTCCAGGGCGCTGGCCGGCCGCAGGGTCCCCCCCGCCGTCCTGCTGGACTGGGCGCGCCAGGTGGCCCGGGGGATGCGGTACCTGCACGCCGGGACCCCCGTGCCCCTCATCCACCGCGACCTCAAGTCCAGCAATGGTGAGatatgggggtgggggggggctgCTGCGGGTGGGGCGGGGTCCTCAAGGTGGGGAGGGGGTCGCAGAGGTTGGGGGGAGTAGGGTGGGGTGTCAGTCTGCAAGGTCCCCAAGGGTGGGGAGTCACAAACAttggggtctccagggtggGGGATGCCAGATATTGGGGTCCCCGGGGTGAGGGAAACCAGACTTTGGGGTCCCCAGAGTGGGGTCTCAGTCCCCAAAGTCCCCAGGGTGGGGGGTCCAAGTTACTGGGATGCCCGAGGTGAGGAATCCCAAATTCTGAGGGGCGGGGGCTCGCAGAggttggggggtctcagggtggGGTCTCATTCCCCAAGTTCCCCAGAGTGGGGGGTCCCAGGCATTGGGGTGCCCAAGTTCCCCAGAGTGGGGGGTCCCAGGCATTGGGGTGCCCAAGGTCCCGAGGGTGGGGGGTCCCAGGCATTGGGGTCCCCGGGGTCAGGAGGCCGAGTGCCCCAGGATGGGTGTCCTGCCCTGAGCTCCCcaagctgggggggggggcggtcctggctgtccccagtggggcagggggtgcagAGGCCGAGGTTTCCCAGCGGGAGGGGAGGAGATCCCAGGTgttggggggtccctgaccgTGTCCCTGACCGTGTCCCCgcagtgctgctggcacagcccgTTGTGGGGGACGACGTGA
This window encodes:
- the LOC138100351 gene encoding pecanex-like protein 3; this encodes MVGTAVLQVLRQGVWASLTGGCFLDPQLGAFANCVRLYVWLFLLGLPLGLYSALPPSPAVAALYCGLVAAFFGAVKAVTFRLHARLDRGGSEGDPEGGAAALLPPPSPEEGDPPPGPPGGGLELSVLRWPSATPPQLCGFNQLSELLPHLDTGAGELRGIVTAADRAWLRSPEHGGAWGGPGGAGGDAKTPPLTLCPPPAPASCPAGLGVPPGSPPPSPPQGGGPSSRCSTPTPPTGSQRPPREGCGGGGGSGGERPGGTPGGTPGEGGQGVTP